GTGCGAAAAGCCATTGAGTATCAATGTTGACGAGGTATGTCTTCACTCCTTTCACCTATCTCcctaaagaaaaagagaagaaaaagaacaagacTCTAATTATCATGGAATAACAGTCCCAATCCGTCGTCGACGCCAAAAATGAATCCATTAAGCAATTCCCCAACCAAAAAGTCATGTGCGGTTTCTCCCGCCGCTTCGACGCCTCCTACCGTGACGCCTTCAACAAGATGAACGACGGCCTGATCGGCACCCCCAGCGTCTTCCGCTCCCAGACCTGCGACAAGCTCGACCCCTCGGGTTTCTTCGTCGAATACGCCCAATTCTCCGGTGGTATCTTCGTCGACTGCTCCATCCACGATATTGACCTTGCGCTGTGGTTCTACGGCCAGGACTCCGTGGTCAAGTCCGTCACTGCTATCGGTATCACTGCCGTCTCCCCAGAATTGAGAAAGTACAATGACCGTGATAACGCACTCGGTATTGTCGAGTTCTACGGTGGAAAGATTGCCCAGCTGTACTGTAGCCGTATGATGGCTGCTGGACAGGAAGACAGTACGTTCCTCATATCATGCTATACAGAGACCGAAAGTTGCTAACAAGAACAAAGGCACCGAGATCATCGGTACAAAGGGCAAGCTGGCCGTCAACACCCAGCCCATCTCTAACCTGGTCAACATCTACGAGCCGACCGGTATCCGTCGCGAGATCCCCCCACACTACTATGGACGATTCCGGGAGGCTTTCATCACGGAGGCGAATGAGTTCACCGCTGCCTGTCTCGATAACACGGAGTTGCCTGTCCAGCTGGAGGGGGCTGTCGCTGCTGTCCGGATCGGAGCTGCTCTGCAGGAGAGTCTGATCTCGGGTAAGAAGATTGAGTTTGATGAGCAGGGCAACAGGATCTAATGGATATAAATATTCGGATTGGGATTCGAGCGATTATCTATTCTGGTAATAGAGATTATGTTTGatagaattaaaatagaCGACTTTATGGAATGCAGGTTATGGCCATTTTGGTTACTTTATCGGACTTTATATTCGGGTCGAAGGGATGGAAGATGACTGTTATTATGAACGTGACTGGAATATACCAacaaggtacatacataccgaATTGATAGTATGGCAAAAGGTGCAGAGAATGTGGACCCGTATTGCATTCAAATTCctaacaaaaaaaaaaaaaaaaaaaaagatattctATTCAGAA
This DNA window, taken from Aspergillus flavus chromosome 5, complete sequence, encodes the following:
- a CDS encoding putative oxidoreductase, with amino-acid sequence MAPATLKVAIAGLGRMGARHAHHFYALTPRAEVIAASSPVQHELDWAKDNLGGARTYLDYDEMLEKEQANGLQAVVIASATSVHAEQAIKAIRRGLHVLCEKPLSINVDESQSVVDAKNESIKQFPNQKVMCGFSRRFDASYRDAFNKMNDGLIGTPSVFRSQTCDKLDPSGFFVEYAQFSGGIFVDCSIHDIDLALWFYGQDSVVKSVTAIGITAVSPELRKYNDRDNALGIVEFYGGKIAQLYCSRMMAAGQEDSTEIIGTKGKLAVNTQPISNLVNIYEPTGIRREIPPHYYGRFREAFITEANEFTAACLDNTELPVQLEGAVAAVRIGAALQESLISGKKIEFDEQGNRI